In Euphorbia lathyris chromosome 9, ddEupLath1.1, whole genome shotgun sequence, the following are encoded in one genomic region:
- the LOC136207256 gene encoding F-box protein PP2-B15-like, whose protein sequence is MKLDLLPDDCFAHILSFTSPKDACRLSIVSSELQSSADSDSVWEKLLPPDYLDTISRLTSPWSWKTKKELFFRSCDPHFIDIGRKIISLDKSTGKKVHVLSSRELSISWATNPLYWSWKSYIHSRFSEVAELRTICWLQINGKFNTENLSPKTLYGAYLIVKFASRAYGLDTLPSEVFVKVGNFISQAKIFLRRRQRKIENSEKNVRILNRIEASRFNDESNRVCERKDGWIEIELGSFYNDAREDKKDIEMGLKEVTGEHLKGGLIVEGIEIKPKK, encoded by the exons atGAAGTTGGATTTGTTGCCTGATGATTGTTTTGCACACATTCTATCATTCACATCTCCGAAGGATGCGTGTCGGTTGTCAATCGTGTCATCGGAGCTCCAATCCTCAGCTGATTCAGACTCGGTGTGGGAGAAATTATTGCCACCGGATTATCTTGATACTATCTCAAGATTAACATCTCCATGGAGTTGGAAAACGAAAAAAGAGTTGTTCTTCAGGTCATGTGATCCGCATTTCATTGATATCGGAAGAAAG ATAATCTCACTAGACAAATCAACTGGGAAGAAAGTACACGTATTGAGTTCAAGGGAGCTTTCTATTTCTTGGGCTACAAATCCTCTCTATTGGTCTTGGAAATCCTATATCCACTCAAG ATTCTCAGAAGTAGCGGAACTTAGAACCATTTGCTGGCTCCAAATTAATGGGAAATTCAACACCGAGAACCTATCTCCAAAAACACTTTACGGAGCTTATCTCATTGTAAAATTCGCCAGTCGAGCATACGGATTAGACACCTTACCATCGGAGGTATTTGTTAAAGTTGGAAACTTTATATCACAGGCAAAAATCTTCCTTCGCCGGAGACAGAGGAAGATCgaaaatagtgaaaaaaatGTCAGAATTTTGAACAGAATAGAAGCATCAAGGTTCAATGATGAAAGCAACAGGGTTTGTGAGAGGAAAGATGGGTGGATAGAGATTGAATTGGGAAGTTTTTATAATGACGCTAGAGAAGATAAGAAAGATATTGAAATGGGTTTGAAAGAGGTCACTGGCGAACATTTGAAAGGCGGACTTATTGTGGAGGGAATTGAAATCAAGCCCAAAAAGTAA